DNA sequence from the Streptomyces sp. CA-210063 genome:
AACTGCCGTCCTTGAGGCCGAAGTTGGCGCTGCCGAAGTTGTACGCGACGAGGGTGTCGCGGATCGCGGTCGACGGGTAGCCGTTCCAGCCGACGAGCGGCGGGTACTGCCAGGTGCCCTCGTGGTTCTCCGGCGGCTCGTCGCCGGAGGTGGCGAGGCGGAAGCAGTGCGTGCTGATGCCGTCCTTGTGGTAGACGATCTTCGGGTGGTTGCCGTCCCAGCGGACGGAGGACGCGGCGTGCACGGTGAAGTCGCCGTGGTTGGAGGTCGAGACGTACCGGGCCGTGCCGTTCTGCACCCAGACGACGACGTGCTCCCAGTCGTGCCGGTGGCCGCCGATGCTGCTGCCCGCGACCGCCTGGTCCTTCTCGAAGTAGAGGTCGTACATGATCGCGCACCAGCCGTTGTTGCACTTGTAGCGCGAGTAGCCGTTGGTGTTGTCCAGGTCGGACGCGTCGCGGCAGTCGCCGCTGAGCGAACCGGTGGGGTTGAGCCCGCCGTTGACCGTGCCGGTGGGGCCGATGGCGGGGGTCGAGTAGCAGCCGTCGGTGTCGTAGTCGTAGGCCGGCTGCCAGGTCGTCTCCAGGGTCTCCGCGTTGGCGGGCAGCGCGGCGGGCGGGGCCGCGTACGCGCTGCCGGCGAAACCGACGACCAGCGCGAGGGCGCCGCCGACGGTGAGCAGGGATCTTCCTGTGCGGGAGCTTGTCTTCACTGCGTCCTCCTGGTGGACCGCGGCGCGGGGGATGCCGATGCGGGGAATCCCCATGCGGGGGGGATCCCGAGGTGGGGGATGGCATGCGCAGGTCAGGTTCGCCTTACTCGCCGGTAGTCCACAAGTGTCGGAAGGTGTCGGAGTGATGAAGACTCAATCACTGTGGCAACGCTGTGAGTTGGGGGCCGAGGGCTTCGGAACCCCGGATCTGCCATGACATGACGTCACATCACGGATCGATATCCGCCACGTAGTTGTTATGTGCGAAGTCGCCGCGAGAGGCCTCCCGGAGATCATTCCGCGCCCGCCCGCGTGCATAGTTGTCTCGCCCCGGCCAAGCGGGGGCATGACAACTTTCAGCCATAACGGGGGACGGGCTCCATGCCATCCATACGCCGCCGCGGCCTCACGGCCGCAGCCGCCGTGATCGCCGCGGTCATGGTCACCACCACGGCCTGCAGCAAGACCGAGGACAACGGGGCGAACGCCTCGGCGCCGACGACCGCCCAGGCGGACGCGGGCGACACCATCGACACCGGTGAGAACGAGAGCGGCGGTGACACGACCGTCGGCGGCTTCAAGCTCCCGGAGGGCGTGCCCACCGAGCTGACCGGTGACGCGCTGCAGAAGTGGAAGGACGGTGGCTGGCAGGACTTCGACAGCGACTGGGCCTCCAAGGCGGAGGACTTCGCCAACCCCTACATCGAGGACTTCTGGACCCCGGAGCGCATCGCCGAGGCCAAGGAGAACATGGCCCAGCTGCCGACGATCGCGGAGGCGGGCAACACGGCGAAGGGTGGCGGCAAGACCACCCAGGTCTGGCTGCCCGACGGCACGGTCAAGAAGCAGAAGGCCGCCAAGGTCAAGGCGACCTACCACAAGTACGCCCCGCCGGTCGGCAAGCTCTTCTTCACGACGCCCCAGGGCTCGAGCGTCTGCTCCGCCGCCGTGGTGAAGGACCCGGCGCACCCGGGCAAGTCCAACCTCGTGTGGACCGCCGGGCACTGCGTGCACGCGGGCAAGGGCGGCGGCTGGTACCGCAACATCGCCTTCGTCCCGTCCTTCAACAACACCGCCAAGCTGAACATCGCCCAGGCGTCGAAGAACTACCGCGCGAAGAACGTCTCCCCGTACGGCATCGCCTGGGCCGACTGGGCCACCACCTCCGGCACCTGGATCAAGGGCGGTGCCGCCAGCGAGGGCACCGTGGCCGCCGCGTACGACTACGCCGTCCTCCACGTGAAGCCCGAGAAGGGCGCCAAGTCCCTTGAGGAGCGCCTCGGTTCGGCCCTGCCGGTGTGGTTCAACGCCCCCGCCGCCAACAAGGTCAAGAACATGAAGGTGCGCGGCTACCCGGCCGAGGCCCAGTACGACGGCTCGAAGATGTACCACTGCCAGGGCGCCACCAAGCGCTTCGTCCTCGGCTACAGCTACCCGAGCAGCTACCCGGCCCAGTACATGGTCGGCTGCACCATGAACGGCGGCGCCTCCGGCGGCCCCTGGTTCATGAGCCACAAGGGCAAGACCTACCTGGTCTCCAACAACTCCCTGAGCGACCGCTCCACGTTCATCACCGGGCCGCGCCTCGGGAAGAACGCCAAGGAGGTCTACTTGGCGACCAGCAACAAGTTCAAGTAGGCCCCACGTGTCGTAGGCAGATGGACAGGGCTCGTGCCTGATCGGCCCCCGGTGACCTCGGTCGCCGGGGGCCGTCGCGTGTGCACGTACATTCGGCGGCATGAACACGTCCGAGTGGTGGGAGCCGCTGCCCGCCGGCATCCGTGAACAGGTCGACGGGTACGTCCTCCAGGACGCCTACATCCAGGCGGTCCACGTCGTCTTCATGGCCGGTCGCGCTCTGGGCCTGGGCCTCCATGACGCCGAACGCGTCGTCCACGACCGCTACGCCCACCACGGCGACCGCGTCGCCCGCACCCCCGACAGCCCCCTCGACCCGGAGTCGCTGGCCGCCCTCGCCGCCGGCTGCCCCGGCCGCGTCGTCGCCATCGAGGCGGTGTGGGACGGCGACACGGTCCACGGCTGGTTCGTGCAGCTGCTGGCCCTGACGACCGACCCGCCCGGGGAGCACCGACTGGCCACCATCCACTGGAAGACGGCCGAGCGGTACCTCGGGGAGGACGGGGACGGGGACGGGGACGGGGATGGGGATGGGGACGGGACCGAGGGCCACCCGTCGGCCGTGGCCGCCGACCGCTGCGGCAGAGCCCTGGCCGCCCGCCTCTCGGTCCCCTTCCACTTCGCGAGCCCCGACACCCCGGACGACCTGGCCAGGTGGACCGGGTGACGGGGGAGGAGCGCGACGCGAGTCCGTCGAGTGTCGAGCACGGCGACACCCATCCGGGTGGCCACCGGCCCCGGGTGACGGCCATGGCGTCACGGGAGTAGGCGAAGCGCGTCGGGGCGGCCATCATCTCCCTCATGGCCGAGCTGACCCGACGAAGCTCGCCAGCCGTACTCGACCAGCGGAACTCGACCAGCGGAACTCGACGAGCCGCACTCGACCAGCAGAAGAAGGGGAGTCGCCAGCCATGTCACTCGCCCGCGTCCACAACTTCTCCGTCTCGCTCGACGGCTTTGGCACCGGTGAGGGCCAGAGCCGCGACGCGCCGTTCGGCCACGCCGGTGAAGGGCTCCACGAGTGGATGTTCGCCACCCGGTGGTGGCACGAGGCGACCGGCCGGCCCGGAGGGACCGGCGGCCTCGACGACGCCTTCGCACGGCAGTTCAAACCCGGGATCGGCGCGGAGATCATGGGCGCCGGGAAGTTCGGCTATCCCGGATGGCACGAGGACCCGGAGTGGAAGGGGTGGTGGGGGCCCAACCCGCCCTTCCACACACCGACCTTCATCCTCACCCATCACCCCCGCCCGTCGATCGAGATGGAGGGCGGCACGACGTTCCACTTCCTCGACGCCCCGCCCGCCGAGGCGCTGGAGGCGGCCCGCGAGGCCGCGGGCGGCCAGGACGTACGCATCGGCGGAGGGGTCACCGTGGTCCGTGACTTCTTCGCCGCCGGGCTCATCGACCACATGCACGTCGTGGTGGCCCCCGTCCTGCTCGGCCGAGGCGTACGCCTCTGGGACGGACTGGAGGGCCTGGAGAAGGACTACGACGTCGAGGCCGCCGCCTCGCCCAGCGGGGTCACGCATCTGACGTTCACCCGTGCCGGTCTCCCCAACACGGCCTAGGCGAGCTGCGGCGGCAGCGGGGCCGCGTGGGTCACGATCAGGCCCGACACGGCACGCGTGAGGGCCACGTACAGGCGGCGCAGGCCGGTCCGTTCGTCCGGCTCGCCGTCGACGACCGCTCGCGGTTCGTCCAGCACCACGTAGTCGTACTCGAGGCCCTT
Encoded proteins:
- a CDS encoding NPP1 family protein encodes the protein MGIPRIGIPRAAVHQEDAVKTSSRTGRSLLTVGGALALVVGFAGSAYAAPPAALPANAETLETTWQPAYDYDTDGCYSTPAIGPTGTVNGGLNPTGSLSGDCRDASDLDNTNGYSRYKCNNGWCAIMYDLYFEKDQAVAGSSIGGHRHDWEHVVVWVQNGTARYVSTSNHGDFTVHAASSVRWDGNHPKIVYHKDGISTHCFRLATSGDEPPENHEGTWQYPPLVGWNGYPSTAIRDTLVAYNFGSANFGLKDGSFASNLAAAMPSGISFDPNA
- a CDS encoding trypsin-like serine peptidase; protein product: MPSIRRRGLTAAAAVIAAVMVTTTACSKTEDNGANASAPTTAQADAGDTIDTGENESGGDTTVGGFKLPEGVPTELTGDALQKWKDGGWQDFDSDWASKAEDFANPYIEDFWTPERIAEAKENMAQLPTIAEAGNTAKGGGKTTQVWLPDGTVKKQKAAKVKATYHKYAPPVGKLFFTTPQGSSVCSAAVVKDPAHPGKSNLVWTAGHCVHAGKGGGWYRNIAFVPSFNNTAKLNIAQASKNYRAKNVSPYGIAWADWATTSGTWIKGGAASEGTVAAAYDYAVLHVKPEKGAKSLEERLGSALPVWFNAPAANKVKNMKVRGYPAEAQYDGSKMYHCQGATKRFVLGYSYPSSYPAQYMVGCTMNGGASGGPWFMSHKGKTYLVSNNSLSDRSTFITGPRLGKNAKEVYLATSNKFK
- a CDS encoding dihydrofolate reductase family protein, producing the protein MSLARVHNFSVSLDGFGTGEGQSRDAPFGHAGEGLHEWMFATRWWHEATGRPGGTGGLDDAFARQFKPGIGAEIMGAGKFGYPGWHEDPEWKGWWGPNPPFHTPTFILTHHPRPSIEMEGGTTFHFLDAPPAEALEAAREAAGGQDVRIGGGVTVVRDFFAAGLIDHMHVVVAPVLLGRGVRLWDGLEGLEKDYDVEAAASPSGVTHLTFTRAGLPNTA